The Candidatus Obscuribacter sp. genomic interval AAGTCAAAATTGATTTCGCTAACTCGTCCGAGGCTTACAATGGCGCCCTGGTCAGCAAATTGAGTAACATTGGTTTGATTTTCTGCTGTAATAACCACCATATTAGCAACACCCAGACAGGCCACTTCCCATACGGTCCCTCCGCCTGCTGATATAACCAGGCTTGCTGAGCTAAATATCTCTGCCATTTCTTCGACATCTTTGAGCAACTCATAGTGACAGCCATCGCCTGCCTTTTGCAGTTTCTCAATTTGAGCATTGAGGGATTTGGCGTGCGGATTTGCCGATCCGCAGATGAGTGTCAGTTGATAGCGATTTTTGTCCCCTTTGCAAAGATTGATTAGTGCTTTGCTGGCTGCGTCAACGATTCTTCCGCTGATGTTAGCTTCATCGCCCCCACCCATAGTTATTACAAGCCTAAAATAGCTTTTTGTTGAGGACTTGACTGAGTTGAATTGAGGACGCAATAGTACATAGTCGGTACCCAGGAGCATACTGACCGCAGGGTTGGAGCAGCGGTAGTGCCAGTCTTTGGTGCCCGGATTTTGATTGAGGATAAAATCGGTATGGTACCATTGGCAGTGCTGATAATCGTCCAAAATAAGTGTAAGAGCCTGGCTTTTTGAGACTTGCGTTTGATAATCTTCGTCAAATTGATAGCCGTCTAGCACTATGAGAGAAGCTCCTAGGCGATCTGCTTCGCCTGCCAGGTATTTAGCTTGAGCCTCTTGGTCTGCCAGCTGAGCCGGTAGTAGTGCCCAGTTTGCTCCTGCCGCTGAGATTGACTTGAGTAAATGCTCTGGGCAAGTTTGACAATAGAAAACCACTTGCCACTGTTGCTCAATGAGAGCAGAGGAGAGCGCCATCATGCGCATTACATGACCAATTCCTATGGCTGTAGAGGCATCCGCTCTAATAATGGCTGTTTTGGTACGGGTCACAGTATTCTGACTTTTATTAACCTCGAAAGTATACTAATCTTTGCTATCTTAATCGGACCTAAAGAGTTAATGTTGTGCGCATTTGTCTGATCTCGAGAGAATATCCGCCTGATACAGGCTGGGGCGGCATTGGCGCTTACACATTTCAGCATGCGCGCGCGCTCAAGCAGCTCGGTCACGATGTCGTTGTAATATCTTTGACGGGCAAAGATATGCGTTCTGATAGTGAGATTAAGTCGGATGATACTGACCCACTATTTGTGCCAATTTATCGAGCTTCTTGGTATCACTTGTTTGCTCAATTGAGCACGGTATGGATTTCTTTGCCTTACTCCTTGTTTGCTCTCAAAAGCAGCTTTGCTCTCTGGCGTAAGTTTTTGGAAGTGCACAGTATCGAGCCTTTTGACGTAGTGGAGGCGCCAGAACACCTGGGAGAGGCATTATTTGCCTCTCTCTGTAACATCTGTCCCCTAGTGGTGCGATTGCATACAGCACACTCTAAGTTTATAGCCGAAGGGTATCACAATCTATACAGCACTTTTGATCAGCATATGGTTGAGCGTATTACTATGTTGGAGGCTTATTTGCTATCCTCCCCAAGTGAAGACCTAGCTAGTTATGTCGCAGCCGATTGTGGCATAGATAGAGCCACAATCAGGATTGTACGCAATCCTGTGGACTGCGAGAAGTTTGTTCCTGAGGGCCGCAAAGCGATCGAATCTGATGGGCGAATAACAGTGTTTTTTGCCGGACGGCTGGAAGAGCGAAAGGGCGTGCAATATCTCATCGACGCTGTGCCCTTGGTTTTACAGAAATTGCCGAATGTACGCTTTGTTATCGTGGGGGCTGATACTGATACTGGGCCTGGGAAGACATCAGTACTAAGGGCACTTAAGCAAAAATTGACGCAGTCAGGGTCCGGGCAGTCCGTCAACTTTGTTAGTCATGTACCACTTGATCAGATGGCAGCTTACTACCGTTCTGCCGATATCTGCGTGGTGCCATCGCTCTATGAGAATGCACCGTATACGGTATTGGAGGCTCAGGCGTGTGGTAAACCGGTAATAGGCACCAGTGCTGGTGGCTCTAAGGAGTACATTCTTGATGGTAAGACTGGTCATATTGTGCCGAGCCGCGATGCTAGTGCACTAGCTAATGCCATAATCAAGTTGGCTGAGTCTGAGTCAGTGCGCCAGTTGATGGGGCAAAATGCCCGTGCATTGTCGCTGGAGTGCTTTGATAAAGGTGTGATTGTGGCGCACGCTGTCACTACATATAGTCTAGCAATAGAGGCTCACGCTCTTAAGTCTGGCAGCGCACTTTATCGCCGAGCACCGGAGCAAGCGCTGTCAGATTTGTGTTCACTCTTGTACAACTATCATCTCAATTTGTGTGATTTGATTTACAGGCATTCATTTACTTTTAGAGCTAAGACCTGGCTGCAGTTGGCTCGGAGTCGACCGCGACTGTGCCTAGCAAAAGGCATGCTTGCTCTTCTCACGCTTTTAGATTCTGTATTCAGAGGTAATAGCTTGAAGCTTGAATTGATTAGACAAAGACTGACGACCCAGGTGGCTGAGCGCGAATTGGAGAGGCAAAAGCAGTTTGTTTGTGAACTTTTGAAGTCGGCGAATTTGTCAATTACGAGTGATTGATTTGAGTCGTGAACACCGATTGGACATTTAAGAGTGTGCTAATTAACACCCTTTGAGACTTGCCTTCGTGTTAATATCCGTTCCATATTTAGGATTTTGCTCCGTTTTTTTAGACTGGTGCTTGTCCAAGGTGTCTCCAAAGTCTCGTTGAGTTAAGCAACTTCTAATGAAGATACCTTTTAATGACCCGTTCATTACCGGAAATGAAATTGAGTACATAAATGAAGTACTCGTAAATA includes:
- the pseG gene encoding UDP-2,4-diacetamido-2,4,6-trideoxy-beta-L-altropyranose hydrolase, which produces MTRTKTAIIRADASTAIGIGHVMRMMALSSALIEQQWQVVFYCQTCPEHLLKSISAAGANWALLPAQLADQEAQAKYLAGEADRLGASLIVLDGYQFDEDYQTQVSKSQALTLILDDYQHCQWYHTDFILNQNPGTKDWHYRCSNPAVSMLLGTDYVLLRPQFNSVKSSTKSYFRLVITMGGGDEANISGRIVDAASKALINLCKGDKNRYQLTLICGSANPHAKSLNAQIEKLQKAGDGCHYELLKDVEEMAEIFSSASLVISAGGGTVWEVACLGVANMVVITAENQTNVTQFADQGAIVSLGRVSEINFDLLPKTIVDFVLSENFDKMPARAKSLIDGRGAQRVVEALEIKLREKN
- a CDS encoding glycosyltransferase family 4 protein; this encodes MRICLISREYPPDTGWGGIGAYTFQHARALKQLGHDVVVISLTGKDMRSDSEIKSDDTDPLFVPIYRASWYHLFAQLSTVWISLPYSLFALKSSFALWRKFLEVHSIEPFDVVEAPEHLGEALFASLCNICPLVVRLHTAHSKFIAEGYHNLYSTFDQHMVERITMLEAYLLSSPSEDLASYVAADCGIDRATIRIVRNPVDCEKFVPEGRKAIESDGRITVFFAGRLEERKGVQYLIDAVPLVLQKLPNVRFVIVGADTDTGPGKTSVLRALKQKLTQSGSGQSVNFVSHVPLDQMAAYYRSADICVVPSLYENAPYTVLEAQACGKPVIGTSAGGSKEYILDGKTGHIVPSRDASALANAIIKLAESESVRQLMGQNARALSLECFDKGVIVAHAVTTYSLAIEAHALKSGSALYRRAPEQALSDLCSLLYNYHLNLCDLIYRHSFTFRAKTWLQLARSRPRLCLAKGMLALLTLLDSVFRGNSLKLELIRQRLTTQVAERELERQKQFVCELLKSANLSITSD